Proteins encoded within one genomic window of Natator depressus isolate rNatDep1 chromosome 1, rNatDep2.hap1, whole genome shotgun sequence:
- the LOC141975699 gene encoding olfactory receptor 52E2-like translates to MAVFNITHSNHSTFILMGIPGLEAAHIWISIPFFIFYIISLFGNFTVLFVVYKEQTLHNPMYLLLCMLALTDIATPTCVIPNALCIFWFNLKGITMGGCLTQMFFLHTVSLMHSAILVTMAFDRYVAICNPLRYTIIVNNRRIAKLGFVGLIRAVLFILPLPLLLSRQPFCANRIIPHTQCEHTAVVTMSCGDIRVNRIYGLVLFFVVNMSDLTLIALSYGLIIRTVLRIPSKKAHQKSLNTCTAHICVMLTYYTPSLFSNLTNRFGQGIAPHIHIILADLYLLIPPMLNPIIYGVRSKELRDKVGKYICRK, encoded by the coding sequence ATGGCAGTTTTCAACATCACCCACTCTAACCATTCAACATTCATCCTAAtgggcatccctggcctggaagctgcccacatctggatttccatccctttctttaTATTCTACATTATCAGCCTGTTTGGAAATTTTACAGTTCTGTTTGTTGTATACAAAGAGCAGACTCTCCACAATCcaatgtacctgctgctctgcatgctggcacTCACAGACATCGCCACACCTACCTGTGTCATACCAAatgcactgtgtatattttggttcaatttgaaaggTATTACTATGGGTGGCTGTCTCACCCAGATGTTTTTCCTTCACACTGTTTCTCTTATGCACTCCGCCATCCTTGTGACAATGGCCTTTGATCGTTAcgttgccatatgtaaccctctgagatacaCCATCATCGTCAATAACAGACGTATCGCTAAACTAGGGTTCGTGGGACtgataagagctgttctcttcattcttcccctgcccctgctcctgagccGGCAGCCATTCTGTGCAAATCGCATTATCCCCCACACTCAATGCGAGCACACAGCTGTGGTGACGATGTCGTGTGGGGACATTAGAGTGAACAGGATATACGGTCTGGTGCTATTCTTTGTAGTCAACATGTCAGACCTGACACTCATTGCCCTGTCCTATGGTCTAATCATCAGGACTGTCCTCAGAATCCCCTCCAAGAAAGCCCACCAAAAATccctcaacacctgcacagcccacatctgtgtgatgTTGACGTATTATACTCCCAGCCTCTTTTCCAACCTGACAAACCGGTTTGGTCAGGGCATCGCTCCCCACATTCACATCATCTTGGCTGACCTCTATCTCCTCATCCCTCCCATGCtcaaccctatcatttatgggGTCAGATCCAAAGAGCTTCGTGACAAAGTGGGCAAATACATCTGCAGAAAATGA